The following proteins are encoded in a genomic region of Spirosoma sp. SC4-14:
- a CDS encoding sialate O-acetylesterase, which yields MTPPLRLALLFLLLFQLTHLRAQITVTSPVSRMVFQRDLSNQARVTITGTAPSGATLVEARFVPLAVGQGAVTAWSSMSFLSGTSSFRGTVTVSAGWYRLSVRAKNGTTVLAENQVDRVGVGEVFVVAGQSNVYGGLQRVSSATEDRVVCLDSRQDSISSQLLPLQFSHINYGTSIGPSQPPHLWGSLGDKLVQRLNVPVLFLGAALGGTSSTEWQQSAAGNIGTTQRSSVYRQLGEALLHYVVRTGARAVLWHQGETDAYNGVDQQTYYNNLNYVIQKSRQQLNSSPLAWMISRVSYNNGLTSPAIIAAQNQLIADLPNTFPGPATDSIIGPTNRPDNIHMTGEGLIRFTNAWDQSLSSQFFQNAIPFMPTDSATLITTSYTLPMIRRQGDTVAVASLRSDPRQTGSQYIAQLVRASDGVVVYESAPGTENPILLKLPATLANDIYRLRTRSTSPAIVGTPGEPFTVQQSASSQKLLPVYHQPIQGGTADPAIKRFTYRYEPGSHGFYAMAETTAPVEVRIQRIDGGSFDSSDWYLMPPSSQAPDYDDFGDFNYIRNYPPTYGGVGGVEPKGQYRYSIRRQGDTGPGLWFDLYFLGIRTILYQNEPVSSIPPVLNLGDLPNSPTCLDSYATVYIDVSDGSLNTGNTFSARLSDASGSFTNETIIGTSSTSPVYATIPSSLPAGYNYRIRVVASNPAVASAPSAPLAICNWADLSLDMQLSNRTPLPNQPVTLTVVLTNSGPLSTSNVTIQSRLPTSMEFVDASTNGISVANNIVSMHAGALASNMNAPFVLRLKPNQQGTFSVSAQIMASDRFDPDSQPNSGTGDGQDDAAAVDLRTPDASGQLYVSPNPDQVPLPSVESNQPPADPAKADLSLLISASSLTTPVNGTVTLTATINNLGGLAATNTKLQLVLPTGWQVASTSGLTVSGQNVTVDAGTIAASNFYSVTIPVRVSSTATVMAQILSVSQPDPDSTPGNGYNNGEDDETQVSIRLRQ from the coding sequence ATGACACCTCCGCTACGCTTAGCGTTATTATTTCTATTACTTTTTCAGCTAACTCACTTACGAGCCCAGATTACCGTTACCAGCCCGGTCTCCCGAATGGTATTCCAACGCGACCTGAGCAATCAGGCCCGCGTTACAATCACGGGAACAGCCCCTTCGGGAGCCACGCTGGTCGAAGCCCGCTTCGTTCCGCTTGCCGTTGGACAGGGAGCCGTAACGGCATGGAGTTCAATGAGTTTTTTATCCGGCACGTCGTCGTTTCGCGGCACCGTTACCGTATCGGCCGGGTGGTATCGCTTAAGCGTTCGGGCAAAAAATGGGACGACAGTACTTGCCGAAAATCAGGTAGACCGGGTCGGTGTTGGCGAAGTATTTGTTGTTGCAGGCCAATCGAATGTGTACGGGGGTTTGCAGCGAGTGTCGAGCGCAACAGAAGACCGGGTCGTTTGTCTGGATTCACGACAGGATAGTATCAGCAGCCAGTTGCTACCCCTTCAGTTTAGCCATATCAATTACGGAACCTCCATTGGTCCCAGCCAGCCTCCACATCTGTGGGGATCGTTGGGCGATAAACTCGTGCAGCGGTTAAATGTTCCGGTGCTGTTTCTGGGAGCAGCGCTAGGCGGCACCAGCAGTACTGAGTGGCAGCAATCGGCAGCCGGAAACATTGGCACCACACAACGGTCATCAGTTTATCGTCAGTTGGGCGAGGCATTGCTTCATTATGTGGTCAGAACAGGAGCGCGTGCCGTACTCTGGCATCAGGGAGAAACCGATGCCTACAATGGTGTCGATCAGCAAACCTACTACAACAATCTTAACTACGTTATCCAGAAGAGCCGCCAGCAGCTTAATTCCAGCCCGCTGGCCTGGATGATCTCGCGAGTGAGCTACAACAATGGCCTCACAAGTCCAGCTATAATTGCGGCCCAGAATCAACTCATTGCCGATCTCCCCAATACGTTTCCGGGCCCGGCGACCGATAGTATTATTGGCCCAACCAACCGTCCTGATAATATCCATATGACAGGCGAAGGATTGATTCGGTTTACAAATGCCTGGGATCAGTCTCTTTCCAGTCAGTTTTTTCAGAATGCTATCCCCTTTATGCCAACCGATTCGGCAACGCTGATCACAACGAGTTATACGTTACCAATGATCCGTCGGCAGGGCGATACGGTTGCGGTGGCCTCCCTACGTAGTGATCCTCGTCAGACCGGTAGTCAATACATTGCTCAGCTCGTTCGGGCCAGCGATGGTGTCGTTGTTTACGAATCGGCTCCCGGCACCGAGAACCCCATACTGCTAAAACTACCGGCTACACTGGCGAATGATATATATCGGCTCCGAACCCGTTCTACATCTCCGGCTATCGTTGGCACACCGGGCGAACCTTTTACGGTACAGCAATCTGCTTCATCCCAAAAACTTCTTCCTGTCTATCACCAGCCGATTCAGGGGGGCACCGCCGATCCCGCTATCAAACGATTTACGTACCGATACGAACCGGGCTCGCATGGCTTTTATGCAATGGCCGAAACCACCGCCCCCGTTGAGGTTCGGATACAGCGAATCGATGGCGGTAGTTTCGATAGTTCGGATTGGTATCTGATGCCGCCGAGTTCGCAGGCACCGGACTACGACGATTTTGGCGATTTCAACTATATCCGTAACTACCCTCCTACCTATGGCGGAGTTGGTGGTGTAGAGCCGAAAGGACAGTATCGATACTCGATCCGACGGCAGGGCGATACGGGACCGGGCTTGTGGTTCGATCTGTATTTTTTGGGAATACGCACGATCCTGTACCAGAATGAGCCCGTTTCGTCCATCCCGCCCGTTCTGAATCTGGGCGATTTACCCAACTCGCCTACCTGTCTGGACAGTTACGCAACCGTTTACATCGATGTGTCGGATGGCTCTCTAAATACCGGGAATACCTTTAGTGCCCGCTTGTCGGATGCCAGCGGTTCATTTACCAACGAAACGATAATTGGTACCAGCAGCACCAGTCCGGTATATGCCACCATTCCATCGTCGTTACCAGCGGGCTACAACTATCGCATTCGGGTGGTGGCCAGTAATCCGGCGGTTGCGAGTGCGCCCAGTGCGCCTTTAGCGATCTGCAACTGGGCCGACCTATCACTGGACATGCAGTTGAGCAATCGGACGCCACTCCCCAACCAGCCCGTTACGCTGACCGTAGTGCTGACCAATTCAGGGCCATTATCGACAAGCAATGTGACCATCCAAAGCCGATTACCAACGAGTATGGAGTTTGTCGATGCCAGCACCAACGGCATCAGCGTAGCCAACAATATTGTCAGTATGCATGCAGGAGCGCTCGCCAGTAATATGAACGCTCCGTTTGTCTTACGGCTTAAGCCCAATCAGCAGGGTACATTTTCGGTTTCCGCACAAATCATGGCCAGCGACCGCTTTGACCCCGACAGCCAACCTAATTCGGGTACGGGCGACGGTCAGGACGATGCCGCTGCGGTTGATCTTCGCACACCCGACGCTAGCGGCCAGCTCTACGTTTCTCCAAATCCTGACCAGGTGCCGCTCCCCTCGGTGGAGTCGAACCAGCCGCCAGCCGACCCTGCTAAAGCTGATCTTAGTCTACTCATAAGTGCCAGCAGCCTCACAACGCCCGTGAACGGCACTGTTACACTGACGGCAACGATTAACAATCTGGGGGGGTTAGCAGCTACCAATACCAAACTTCAACTGGTTTTACCAACGGGATGGCAGGTGGCCAGTACAAGTGGCTTAACCGTCAGTGGACAGAACGTTACGGTCGACGCCGGGACAATTGCCGCCAGCAATTTTTACAGTGTTACCATTCCGGTTCGGGTAAGCAGCACGGCTACGGTTATGGCCCAGATTCTGAGCGTTAGTCAGCCCGACCCCGATTCGACACCCGGCAATGGCTACAACAATGGCGAAGACGACGAAACTCAGGTAAGCATAAGGTTAAGGCAGTAA